In Prosthecomicrobium sp. N25, one DNA window encodes the following:
- a CDS encoding zinc-dependent alcohol dehydrogenase, which yields MRALRYHGKHDIRCDTVPDPEIEHPRDAIIRVTSCAICGSDLHLYDGFMPGMKNGDIVGHEFMGEVVEVGSENKKLKVGDRVVVPFTIVCGECDQCRRGNFSVCERTNRNREMAETAFGHSTAGLFGYTHLTGGYAGGQAEYVRVPYADVGPVKIPDGLTDEQVLFLGDIFPTGWQAIVQLDPQPTDTVAIWGAGPVGQFCVRSAVLLGVKQVISIDNVPERLAMAQAGGAITINFDEESVVERLNELTGGKGPEKCVDAVGLEAHASGTIDSMVDRVKQATMLETDRPHVLREIFYVCRPAGTVSVPGVYGGVVDKIPFGMVMNKGLTIRTGQTHVNRWTDDLLRRIQEGQIDPSFVITHTVGLEKGPEMYKTFRDKQDGCIKVVLKP from the coding sequence ATGCGCGCGCTCCGCTATCACGGCAAACACGACATCCGCTGCGACACGGTGCCGGACCCGGAAATCGAACATCCGCGCGACGCGATCATCCGGGTAACCTCCTGCGCGATCTGCGGTTCGGACCTGCACCTCTACGACGGCTTCATGCCGGGGATGAAAAACGGCGACATCGTCGGTCATGAATTCATGGGCGAGGTCGTCGAGGTCGGCTCCGAGAACAAGAAGCTCAAGGTCGGCGATCGTGTGGTGGTGCCGTTCACGATCGTGTGCGGAGAGTGCGACCAGTGCCGCCGCGGCAATTTCTCAGTCTGCGAACGTACCAACCGCAATCGCGAGATGGCCGAAACGGCCTTCGGGCACAGCACGGCCGGCCTGTTCGGCTACACGCACCTGACCGGCGGCTACGCGGGCGGCCAGGCCGAGTATGTGCGGGTGCCCTATGCGGACGTGGGGCCCGTCAAAATTCCGGACGGATTGACGGACGAGCAGGTGCTCTTCCTCGGCGACATCTTTCCGACCGGCTGGCAGGCGATCGTGCAGCTCGACCCGCAGCCGACCGACACGGTGGCGATCTGGGGCGCCGGGCCGGTCGGCCAGTTCTGTGTGCGCAGCGCCGTGCTGCTCGGTGTGAAGCAGGTCATCTCGATCGACAACGTCCCGGAGCGCCTCGCCATGGCGCAGGCGGGCGGCGCGATCACCATCAACTTCGACGAGGAGAGCGTGGTCGAACGGCTGAACGAGCTGACCGGCGGCAAGGGACCGGAAAAATGCGTCGACGCGGTCGGGCTGGAGGCGCACGCCAGCGGCACGATCGATTCCATGGTCGACCGGGTCAAGCAGGCGACCATGCTGGAGACCGACCGGCCGCATGTGCTGCGCGAGATCTTCTACGTCTGCCGCCCGGCCGGCACGGTCTCGGTTCCCGGCGTCTACGGCGGCGTGGTCGACAAGATTCCGTTCGGGATGGTGATGAACAAGGGCCTGACCATCCGGACCGGCCAGACCCATGTGAACCGCTGGACCGACGACCTCCTGAGGCGGATCCAGGAGGGCCAGATCGACCCGAGCTTCGTCATCACCCACACGGTGGGGCTGGAGAAGGGGCCCGAGATGTACAAGACCTTCAGGGACAAGCAGGACGGCTGCATCAAGGTCGTGCTCAAGCCGTAA
- a CDS encoding amylo-alpha-1,6-glucosidase, translating into MATVHQIHGPTEPPEAELPEHYIEAQTSLVERSLRTLKQGDAFGVLDGYGDIGSVPDTPEGLFFRDTRYLSRFELRVEGKRPLLLGSVIQDDNAALTVDLTNPDIRLDTEDSIPRDTISIDRTKFLWSDSAHERIGLRNYDQRTRRFRLDLVFDADFRDLFEVRGTDRARRGRVTSAVVGPDTMEFRYEGLDGVHRATRLVFEPTPERLEQNRAVFVMDLAAQARCSLLVRIDFIEGEAAAPIDFLTAFRDKRRAIRAATRGIATVETDNELFNEVVCRSTSDLYMLMTRTGQGLYPYAGIPWYSTVFGRDGIITAMMMLWLDPSVAAGVLRHLAETQATEIDPAADAEPGKILHERRHGEMARLGEVPFRRYYGTVDATPLFIMLAGMYYRRTGDRAMIERIWPSIEAALAWIDRYGDRDGDGFVEYHRETEQGLANQGWKDSYDSIFHADGSAAEGPIALVEVQAYVWAARKHAEALATALGYAETAHRQRDAAERLRRRFEEAFWCEEIGTYALALDGRKNPCRVRTSNAGHALFAGIASPDRAVRVARTLLAQDSFSGWGIRTVARGEPRYNPMSYHNGSIWPHDNAMIALGFGRYGLKQEAAAVFEAIFGAALYQEGRRLPELYCGFIRKRRRGPVAYPVACSPQAWAAAAPFAFLEACLGLDLPAGAGEVRFSDPVLPSFLDEAVIRGLSLGGTRVDLRLHRHGEDVTLNVLRRTGAAKVIVSK; encoded by the coding sequence ATGGCGACCGTGCACCAGATCCACGGACCCACCGAGCCGCCCGAGGCGGAACTGCCCGAACACTACATCGAGGCGCAGACCTCGCTGGTCGAACGCTCGCTGCGCACGTTGAAGCAGGGCGACGCCTTCGGGGTTCTCGACGGCTACGGCGACATCGGCTCCGTGCCGGACACGCCGGAGGGCCTCTTCTTCCGCGACACCCGCTACCTCTCCCGCTTCGAGCTCCGCGTCGAAGGCAAGCGCCCGCTTCTCCTCGGCTCCGTGATCCAGGACGACAACGCGGCGCTGACGGTCGACCTGACCAACCCGGACATCCGGCTCGACACCGAAGACTCCATCCCGCGCGACACGATCTCGATCGACCGCACGAAATTCCTGTGGTCCGACAGCGCCCACGAGCGCATCGGCCTCAGGAACTACGACCAGCGCACCCGCCGCTTCCGCCTGGACCTGGTCTTCGACGCCGACTTCCGCGACCTCTTCGAGGTGCGTGGCACCGATCGGGCCCGCCGGGGCCGGGTCACCTCGGCGGTTGTCGGCCCCGATACCATGGAGTTCCGCTACGAGGGTCTCGACGGCGTGCACCGGGCGACCCGCCTCGTCTTCGAGCCCACGCCGGAGCGGCTGGAGCAGAACCGGGCCGTGTTCGTCATGGACCTCGCCGCCCAGGCGCGCTGCTCGCTCCTGGTCCGCATCGACTTCATCGAGGGCGAGGCGGCGGCGCCGATCGACTTCCTCACCGCATTCCGCGACAAGCGGCGGGCGATCCGGGCCGCCACCCGGGGCATCGCGACGGTGGAGACCGACAACGAGCTCTTCAACGAGGTCGTGTGCCGGTCCACCTCGGACCTCTACATGCTGATGACCCGCACCGGCCAGGGCCTCTACCCCTATGCGGGCATTCCCTGGTATTCGACCGTCTTCGGCCGCGACGGCATCATCACCGCCATGATGATGCTCTGGCTCGACCCCTCGGTCGCCGCGGGCGTGCTGCGCCACCTCGCCGAGACCCAGGCCACCGAGATCGATCCGGCCGCCGACGCCGAGCCCGGCAAGATCCTGCATGAGCGCCGCCACGGCGAGATGGCCCGCCTCGGCGAGGTGCCCTTCCGGCGCTACTACGGCACCGTGGACGCGACGCCCCTCTTCATCATGCTGGCCGGCATGTACTACCGGCGCACCGGCGACCGGGCGATGATCGAGCGGATCTGGCCCTCTATCGAGGCAGCGCTCGCCTGGATCGACCGCTACGGCGACCGCGACGGGGACGGCTTCGTCGAGTACCACCGGGAAACCGAGCAAGGCCTGGCGAACCAGGGCTGGAAGGACAGCTACGACTCGATCTTCCACGCCGACGGCAGCGCCGCGGAAGGCCCGATCGCCCTGGTGGAGGTGCAGGCCTATGTCTGGGCCGCGCGCAAGCACGCGGAGGCGCTCGCCACCGCCCTCGGCTATGCGGAGACCGCCCATCGCCAGCGGGATGCCGCCGAACGCCTGCGGCGCCGCTTCGAGGAGGCGTTCTGGTGCGAGGAGATCGGCACCTACGCGCTCGCCCTCGACGGGCGCAAGAACCCCTGCCGGGTGCGGACCTCCAATGCCGGCCATGCCCTCTTCGCCGGCATCGCGTCGCCCGACCGGGCCGTCCGGGTCGCGCGCACGCTCCTCGCCCAGGACAGCTTCTCGGGCTGGGGCATCCGCACGGTCGCGCGCGGCGAGCCGCGCTACAACCCGATGTCGTACCACAACGGCTCGATCTGGCCTCACGACAACGCCATGATCGCGCTCGGCTTCGGCCGCTACGGGCTGAAGCAGGAGGCCGCCGCGGTGTTCGAGGCGATCTTCGGCGCCGCCCTCTACCAGGAGGGCCGCCGGCTGCCGGAGCTCTATTGCGGCTTCATCCGCAAGCGCCGGCGCGGGCCGGTCGCCTATCCGGTCGCCTGCTCGCCGCAGGCCTGGGCGGCGGCCGCGCCCTTCGCCTTCCTGGAGGCCTGCCTGGGGCTCGATCTGCCGGCGGGCGCCGGCGAGGTCCGCTTCAGCGACCCGGTCCTGCCGTCCTTCCTGGACGAGGCCGTGATCCGCGGCCTGAGCCTCGGCGGCACCCGGGTCGACCTGAGGCTCCATCGCCACGGCGAGGACGTGACGCTGAACGTGCTGCGCCGGACCGGCGCCGCCAAGGTGATCGTCTCGAAATAG
- a CDS encoding cyclase dehydrase, translated as MHHEGRLSRDRALGLAEALGWFSIGLGALELFAPRTVTRALGMEGKEETVALYGVREIVTGIGILASENPGPWLWGRVGGDALDLFSLAGGAHADNPQRSHVGVAMATVAGIAVVDWVCAEALQETRPATTPPRRVDYARRSGFPQGAHAARGAASDFEIPNDMRTPDLLRPLNQTRH; from the coding sequence ATGCATCACGAAGGACGGCTGTCGCGTGACCGCGCGCTCGGCCTCGCCGAGGCGCTCGGGTGGTTCTCGATCGGGCTCGGGGCGCTCGAGCTCTTCGCCCCGCGCACGGTCACGCGGGCGCTCGGGATGGAGGGCAAGGAAGAGACGGTGGCGCTCTACGGGGTGCGAGAGATCGTCACCGGCATTGGCATCCTGGCCTCCGAGAACCCGGGGCCGTGGCTGTGGGGACGGGTCGGCGGCGACGCGCTCGACCTCTTCTCGCTCGCCGGCGGGGCCCATGCCGACAACCCGCAGCGCAGCCACGTCGGGGTTGCGATGGCGACAGTCGCGGGGATCGCGGTGGTCGACTGGGTCTGCGCGGAGGCGCTGCAGGAGACGCGGCCGGCAACGACCCCGCCCCGGCGGGTCGACTACGCCCGGCGGAGCGGCTTCCCGCAGGGCGCCCACGCCGCCCGCGGCGCGGCCAGCGACTTCGAGATCCCGAACGACATGCGAACCCCCGACCTGCTACGGCCGCTCAACCAGACGCGGCACTAG
- a CDS encoding glycosyltransferase family 4 protein yields MRIAQVAPLAEAVPPKLYGGTERVVSWLTEALVEAGHDVTLFASGDSETSARLVACSESGLRLAGFRDHLAATLVMLDEVRRREAEFDVIHFHTDLAQFALFKDIAHKCVTTLHGRLDLPDYMPVFRHFREMPLVSISDDQRRPLPPDTNWAGTVHHGLPAQNCPFSPRGGQYLAFLGRISPEKRPDRAIEIAVRAGLPLKMAAKVDKADQDYFEEVIEPLLAHPLVEFVGEINEEEKSDFLGNALALLFPIDWCEPFGLVMIEAMSAGTPVIAWNMGSVPEVVTHGESGYVVASIEEAVAAVEKAKHLERTRVRRTFESRFTARRMAEDYVDLYESLVKPLALPAVKVAATRPLLGTAPATWGTTATPIAAKPIAAAGKPLGTPIRTNGGGLYRA; encoded by the coding sequence ATGAGGATCGCGCAGGTTGCGCCGTTGGCGGAAGCGGTTCCGCCGAAGCTCTACGGCGGGACGGAAAGAGTGGTGTCTTGGCTGACCGAGGCCCTGGTCGAGGCCGGTCACGACGTGACGCTGTTCGCATCGGGCGACAGCGAGACCTCCGCGCGCCTGGTCGCCTGCAGCGAGAGCGGCCTGCGCCTCGCGGGCTTCCGCGATCACCTCGCCGCCACCCTCGTGATGCTGGACGAGGTCCGCCGGCGGGAAGCCGAGTTCGACGTCATCCATTTCCACACCGACCTTGCGCAGTTCGCCCTCTTCAAGGACATCGCGCACAAGTGCGTGACGACGCTGCACGGCCGCCTCGACCTGCCGGACTACATGCCCGTCTTCCGACACTTCCGGGAAATGCCGCTCGTCTCCATCTCCGACGACCAGCGCCGGCCGCTTCCCCCGGACACCAACTGGGCCGGCACCGTCCACCACGGCCTGCCCGCGCAGAATTGCCCGTTCTCGCCCAGGGGCGGCCAGTACCTCGCCTTCCTCGGCCGGATCAGCCCCGAGAAGCGGCCCGATCGGGCCATCGAGATCGCGGTGCGCGCCGGCCTGCCGCTCAAGATGGCCGCCAAGGTCGACAAGGCCGACCAGGACTATTTCGAGGAGGTGATCGAGCCGCTCCTCGCCCATCCGCTCGTCGAGTTCGTCGGCGAGATCAACGAGGAGGAGAAGAGTGACTTCCTCGGCAATGCCCTGGCGCTCCTCTTCCCGATCGACTGGTGCGAGCCCTTCGGCCTCGTCATGATCGAGGCCATGTCGGCCGGCACGCCGGTGATCGCCTGGAACATGGGCTCGGTGCCCGAGGTCGTCACCCACGGCGAATCCGGCTACGTCGTCGCCTCGATCGAGGAGGCCGTCGCGGCGGTCGAGAAGGCGAAGCACCTGGAGCGCACACGGGTCCGGCGCACCTTCGAGAGCCGGTTCACCGCACGCCGGATGGCCGAGGACTACGTGGACCTGTACGAGAGCCTCGTGAAGCCCCTCGCCCTTCCCGCCGTCAAGGTGGCAGCCACGCGTCCGCTCCTGGGCACCGCCCCGGCCACCTGGGGGACCACCGCCACCCCGATCGCCGCGAAGCCCATCGCCGCAGCGGGCAAGCCGCTCGGCACGCCGATCCGCACGAACGGCGGCGGGCTCTACCGGGCCTGA
- a CDS encoding c-type cytochrome, which translates to MRRWGKVFLGLVGLAAAGGLASAALGARRPAPARAAPARPATVDPDRLDFAAGTPPAGEHTRFFWMMAAILVILVAAGLTAAVMGTRRAAERAARVTALAAGDPARAPAHMVRYGCAGCHEIPGLSAPGGRVGPSLAGISRRVYIGGVLEHTPENLVGWIVDPRGHDPKTAMPVTGISEGEARDVAAYLYAH; encoded by the coding sequence ATGAGGCGCTGGGGGAAAGTGTTCCTGGGCCTCGTCGGGCTCGCAGCCGCGGGTGGGCTGGCCTCCGCGGCGCTCGGGGCCCGCAGACCGGCGCCCGCGCGGGCGGCACCGGCCCGACCGGCCACTGTCGATCCCGACCGGCTCGACTTCGCGGCCGGCACGCCGCCCGCCGGCGAACACACGCGCTTCTTCTGGATGATGGCGGCGATCCTCGTCATCCTGGTCGCGGCCGGCCTGACCGCCGCCGTGATGGGCACGCGCCGGGCGGCCGAGCGGGCCGCCCGGGTGACGGCGCTCGCGGCCGGCGATCCGGCCCGCGCGCCCGCCCACATGGTGCGCTACGGCTGCGCAGGCTGCCACGAGATCCCCGGCCTGTCGGCGCCGGGCGGCCGGGTCGGGCCGTCGCTCGCCGGGATCTCCCGGCGCGTCTACATCGGCGGCGTCCTCGAGCACACGCCCGAAAACCTGGTCGGATGGATCGTCGACCCGCGCGGCCACGACCCGAAGACCGCCATGCCGGTGACCGGGATCTCGGAAGGCGAGGCCCGCGACGTGGCGGCGTACCTGTACGCGCACTGA
- a CDS encoding cytochrome c oxidase subunit 3 codes for MKHRPILDVSHLPSYGYGPASPIWWGTLGFIVLESTGFLLAAGTYLYLAAVNPDWPLATPPPGLLWSTLILAVLLASLWPNRMAKQDAEQEDLGRTRRNLLVMSAVGLVLIGIRFLEFTTLNVRWDQNAYGSILWAILGLHTLHIITDVGDTLVLTALMFTRHGHGKRFSDVSDNAFYWDFVVASWVPLYVLIQGGPRLWPGG; via the coding sequence ATGAAACACCGGCCGATCCTCGACGTCTCGCACCTGCCGAGCTACGGCTACGGTCCGGCAAGTCCGATCTGGTGGGGGACGCTCGGGTTCATCGTGCTCGAGAGCACCGGCTTCCTGCTGGCCGCGGGCACCTACCTTTATCTCGCCGCCGTCAACCCGGACTGGCCGCTCGCCACGCCACCGCCGGGGCTCCTGTGGTCGACGCTGATCCTGGCCGTCCTGCTCGCGAGTCTCTGGCCGAACCGGATGGCGAAGCAGGACGCGGAGCAGGAGGACCTGGGCCGGACGCGTCGGAATCTCCTGGTCATGTCGGCGGTCGGGCTCGTGCTGATCGGGATCCGGTTCCTGGAGTTCACGACCCTCAACGTGCGGTGGGACCAGAACGCCTACGGGTCGATCCTGTGGGCGATCCTCGGGCTGCATACGCTGCACATCATCACGGACGTGGGCGATACGCTGGTGCTGACGGCCCTGATGTTCACCCGGCACGGCCACGGCAAGCGCTTCAGCGACGTGTCCGACAATGCCTTCTACTGGGACTTCGTCGTGGCGAGCTGGGTGCCCCTCTACGTGCTCATCCAGGGAGGGCCGCGGCTATGGCCGGGCGGCTGA